The following coding sequences lie in one Carassius carassius chromosome 1, fCarCar2.1, whole genome shotgun sequence genomic window:
- the LOC132159060 gene encoding zinc finger protein 239-like, protein MTRRNEEKEENEESNHQEKQHACDQCGKMFLGASLLKKHLKVHAKKKPHSCHLCGKSFLHLQSLKQHQKIHTGVREYMCFECEKTFSSVSSLKRHERIHTGEKPYKCSHCDKRFSQSSNLKKHERIHTGEKPYKCSHCDKRFSVSSSLKTHKKIHTGEKPYKCSHCDKRFIQSTELKTHERTHTGEKPYKCSHCDWRFIRRANLKRHERIHTGEKPYKCSHCDKGLSGASSLKRHERIHTGEKPYKCSHCDWRFIQSIELKRHERIHTGEKAHQRNVRGKCSIESSVIHSHTKNNYSKAPYTRRRI, encoded by the coding sequence caatgaagaaaaagaggaaaatgaaGAATCAAATCATCAAGAGAAGCAGCATGCATGTGATCAATGCggtaaaatgtttttaggggctTCACTTCTGAAGAAACACTTGAAAGTTCATGCAAAGAAGAAGccacattcatgtcatttgtgtggtaaGAGTTTTTTGCATCTAcaaagtttgaaacaacatcagaaaatacatactggtgtgagagagtacatgtgctttgagtgtgaaaagacttttagtTCAGTGAGCAGTTTAAAAcggcatgagaggattcacactggagagaaaccttacaagtgttcacactgtgacaagagattcagtcaatcatcaaatctgaaaaaacatgagaggatccacactggagagaaaccttacaagtgttcacactgtgacaagagattcagtgtgtcatcaagtctgaaaacacataagaaaattcacactggagagaaaccttacaagtgttcacactgtgataaGCGATTCATTCAGTCAACAgagctgaaaacacatgagaggacccacactggagagaaaccttacaagtgttcacactgtgactggAGATTCATTCGTAGAGCAaatctgaaaagacatgagaggattcacactggagagaaaccttacaagtgttcacactgtgacaagggACTCAGTGGTGCATCGagtctgaaaagacatgagaggattcacactggagagaaaccttacaagtgttcacactgtgactggAGATTCATTCAGTCAATAGagctgaaaagacatgagaggattcacactggagagaaagcaCATCAACGCAATGTACGAGGGAAGTGTTCCATTGAGTCATCTGTTATACACAGTCATACAAAAAACAATTACAGTAAGGCCCCGTACACGCGGAGACGCATTTAg